Within Topomyia yanbarensis strain Yona2022 chromosome 2, ASM3024719v1, whole genome shotgun sequence, the genomic segment ATGTCtactttatatttttttttattgatttgcaCCTTCGAAGAAAATGGTCAATGTCAACAGTCTCATCTAACCGCAGTTATGTCTCGAACATCATCCGCACCTAGTCATTCTAACACCTATCTAAACATACACTTTTACAGACCCATTCCTCGCGACTCGCTGGATATCAATCTCGCTTCCCAGTACAACCACTCGGAGGAGCTGTTCAAGGATAGAAAACACGTTGTCCTACAGGATGAAACCTTGGGATGCACTACGTTCCGTCGACTCCGCAACACCCGGGATCTGAGCCCGGAGAAGATAATTCCGTTAAAACATCCGCTTCAAATCGGGGGATTGCTGGAGAAACCTTCGCCCAGCAGTGTAAAACTGATGAACACCGGACCACATACTCCGCTCACCAATCCCGGTTACTCGCGACAAACTGGGGACGGAAATTTCTTCAACTActaaaatcaaatttgtttcGAGtttcgaataaaataaatattccgATTCATTGGATAATATGTAGAACTTTTATTACGATTTATTTCGCTGGTTCTGATCATTCGTACAGTTTTAAGTTATTGTTATGTGTAGAGATAGCATAAAATGTATTCATTTGAATGTAGCATAGAAAATTAAATGTAAAATCCAGTAGGTGGATGAGTTTGCGTTGTTTCTTCAATGAATCCAATAAACTTACCATCGGTTATGTGATAAGTCGGAGAAGCATGGGTCCATAGTCCTTGATCCGTCGAATATCGAATTGTGTAAGTTGAGGGGGTTGTGGGGCTTATCTGAAAATATAAAACTTATCCATGTTTGGAACTGGTCGGGAAAAACAGCAGCTTAACGGTAGTTTAGGTGTAACCTAGAAAAAGATATGAGACAGGATACGTAGCAAGTCACGAACATTCTCGATGACGCGAGCCTGCAATCTCTGCAA encodes:
- the LOC131685104 gene encoding cilia- and flagella-associated protein 276 isoform X4, with protein sequence MKWKQCTSATIKRERNEDHFPKIDGEGCYLKQLPIPPATQPCQLWSDGISPNDRVFYHQTLSSARRAAKFMILGPIPRDSLDINLASQYNHSEELFKDRKHVVLQDETLGCTTFRRLRNTRDLSPEKIIPLKHPLQIGGLLEKPSPSSVKLMNTGPHTPLTNPGYSRQTGDGNFFNY